Below is a genomic region from Corallococcus macrosporus.
TGCAAGTGCAACCTGCTGCTGGACCGCGCGCTGGAGAACGTGGCGCGCGAGGGCCACGGCGTCATCGTCTACCTGCCCGGCATGCACGGCAACGACTTCGGCATCCACCACAAGCGCGCGGGCGACGGCAGCAACGCGTCCGTCAGCCGCGCGGCCAACGAGTCGCGCGACGTGGGCATGGGCTGCCAGATCCTCACCGACCTGGGCGTGAGCACCATGCGCGTGATGTCCAACACGGACATGACCTACCGGGGCCTTTCCGGCTTCGGGCTCACCATCGAGTCGCGCCTGCCGCTCGTCGTGGAGTAGCAGGACCCGGGAGGTTCGCCGGGCGCCCGGTGTCAGAGCGGAGTGGCAGGTTCGTGGCCACTCCAGTTCGACCCGGGCATGCGAACCTCCCCCTCCCAGACGACGCGCGCGCTCCCGCCCTTTTCGCGGTTCGCGCTGCTGTGGCTGGGGCAGACGGTGTCGGGCATGGGCTCGCACCTGAACGGCTTCGGCCTGAGCGTGTGGATGTATGAGCACACGCGCTCCACGTCGCTCTACTCGCTCATCGCCCTGGCCGCCTTCGCGCCGGGCGTGCTGGTGGCGCCGCTGTTGGGCGGCATGGTGGACCGGCACGACCTGCGCAAGGTGATGATGCTGGGGCACGCGGGCGGGGCCGTCTGCACGGTGCTCATCGCGCTGCTGCTCGTGCTGGATCGCCTGAGCGTGGGCGCCCTCCTCGCGCTCGTCGCGGCGGGCGCGGCGTTCAACAGCGTCCAGCGGCCAGCCTTCGCCAAGGCTACGACGCTGATGGTGGAGCCGGAGCGGCTTCCGCGCGCCAATGGCCTCATGCAACTGGGATTGGCGATGGGCTACATCCTCGCGCCGCTGCTGTCCGGCGTGCTGCTGCCTCGGATCGGCGTCACGGGACTGCTGACCATCGACGTCATCGCGGCGGCCCTGTCGCTGGCGGTGCTCCAGGCCGTGCGCATCCCCTCCGCGCCCTTGGAAGAAGCAGCGCCGGTGAAGGCGTCCCTCGGAGGCCGCGCGCTCCAGGACGCTGGCGTGGGCTGGCGCTTCATCCGCGAGCGGCCGGGCCTGCTGGGGCTCCACGTCCTCCTCACGCTGATGAGCTTCAACCTGGGCCTCCTCCAGGTGCTCGTCACGCCGCTGGTCATGTCCTTCAGCGACGTGCGCACGCTGGGCGCGGTGATGACGGCGGGTGGGCTGGGCATGCTCGCCGGAAGCCTGCTGCTGCTCGCGTGGGGCGGAGCGCGCGGTGTCTGGACCGTGCTGGGGTTCGTGCTGCTCCAGGGCCTGTGCATGGGGCTGGGCGCTTCACGTGCGTCCGCGTGGGGCGTGGGCGCGGGCGCGTTCGGCGTCCTGTTCACCGTCCCCGTCATCATGAGCTGCAACCAGACCCTCTGGCAGCGCAAGGTGCCCACCGGGTTGCAGGGCCGCGTCTTCGCCGTGCACGCCGCGCTGTCCGGCGGCGCCATCCCCGTGGCCTATCTGCTCTCCGGGCCGCTCGCGGATCACGTCTTCGAGCCGATGCTGGCCGTGGGCAGTCCCCTGGCCTCCACGCTGGGTGCCTGGGTCGGGGGCACGGGGCCGGGCCGGGGAATCGCGCTGTGCTTCCTGCTGCTCGGCGCCGCCACGGTGTTGCTCGTGGCGACGTGCGCGCTCCTGCCGAGCGTCCGGCGCGTCGAGCAGGCCCTGCCCGACGCGCCTCCGGATCCGCTCTCCGGTCTTACTTCCTGACCCGGCTGTTCAGCCCAGGTCCTTCAGGGCGGCGCGCACGGCGGACAGGTCCGCGGGCAGCTCCACCGGCGGGTTCGCGTGCGCGGCCTTCACGTCCGCCAGCGTCTGCCGGTGGTAGCCCACCTTGAAGTCCGCGAACTTCAGGCCGTGCGCGGTGGCCACCACCGCGACGCTGGCGCCCTTCGCCATCACACCCGACGCGGCCAGCTTCTCCACCGCCGCCAGCGCCACGCCCGTCTGCGGACAGGCGAAGGTGCCCTCTCGGTCCGCGCGGGCCGCGGCGTTGGCCAGCTCCGACTCCGTCGCCTCCTCCACCACGCCGTCGAACGCGCGCAGCATCCGCACCGCGCGGCGGAAGGACACCGGGTTGCCAATCTGGATGGCGGACGCGAGCGTGGCCCCCGCCTGCATGGGCACCAGGTCCTGGAAGCCGCCCCGGAAGGCACGCGCCAGGGGGTTGGCCCGCTGCGCCTGCGCCACCGCGATGCGCGGCCGGCGGGTGATGAGCCCCAGGTTGAAGAGCAGGTCCAGGCCACGGCCCAGCGCGCTCGCGTTGCCCAGGTTGCCGCCCGGGATGACGATCCAATCCGGCGGCTCCCAGCCCAGATCCTGGCACAGCTCGATGGCGATCATCTTCTGGCCCTCGATGCGCAGGGAGTTCATCGAGTTCGCCAGGTACAGCCCCGTGTCCGCCGTCACCGCCTGCACCAGCTTCATGCAGCCGTCGAAGTCCGTGTCCAGCGACAGCACGCGCGCCCCGTTGGCGATGGGCTGCACGAGCTGCGCGAGCGACACCTTGTTCTTCGGCAGGAACACCACCGCCGGGATGCCCGCCGCCGCGGCGTAGGCGGACAGCGCCGCGGACGTGTCCCCCGTGGACGCGCACGCCACCGCGCGGATGGGCGTGCCGCGCGAGCGCAGGTGCTTCACCGCGGACACCAGGACGGTCATCCCCCAGTCCTTGAAGCTGCCCGTCGGGGAGACGCCGCACTCCTTCAACATCAGCGAGCCCAGGCCCAGCTCCGCCGCCATGCGGGGCAGCGGCTTGAGCGGCACGCGCCCCTCGCCCAGCGAGACGATGTCCTCCGTGGGCAGCTCGGGCAGCGCCCACTCACGCTTGCCCCAGACGCCGGAGCCGTCCGGCAGCCGGGAGGTCGCGAAGCGGGACTCGAAGCGGCGCTTCCACTCCGCGGCGGGCACGGCGCGCAGGGCGGCCTCGTCGTGGGCCACCTCCAGCAGCCCTTCGCAGCGCGGGCAGCGGTAGACGACCTCCCACAGCGAGGCGGTGAAGCCGCAGCCCTCGCTGCACGCGTAGCCCGCCTTCAGCGCCGGAGCGGTCACGCCTCCGCCTCCACCTTCGTGCCGCACGCCACGCACGCGCGGCCCGGCCAGGCCGGCACGTGGCAGGAGGGACAGGGCACGCGCTCGCCCTCGTCCGCGCCCTTGCGCTTCGTGGCCGTCTGCGCCGCCACCCGGACGCGGGGCAGCCGCATGCCGCAGCCGTCACACAGCAGGCCTTCCGTCTGGACGTGGCGGCAGTAGCGGCACGTCACCGCGCCCACGGGAGCGGCGGTGCGCACGCCGTCGTCCTGCGCGCGGCCCGTGTCCAGGTCCGTCATCGCCGCGACCGGCACCTCGCCCGTGACGCCCGAACGGGTCAGCTCCAGGTCGGGCACGGACATGGCCGGCAGGTCCGGTCCCGAGCGCAGCCGCGTCAGGTCCAGCTCCGGCAGCACGGGCGCGTCCACGGGCACGCGGCCACCCGCGTGGTGCGTCAGCTCCAGCTCCGGCAGCGGGGCCACCACGGGCTCCGGGGTGTTCACGAGGCCGGGAAAGCGCTTGCCGCAGCCTTCACACTCTTCGCCTTCCGACTGCACGTGGTCGCAGACCGGGCAGATGATCATGGACGGGACGTTACCGGTCCCCTCCCCTCACGGCAACGCGACCCGGGACGCAGGAAGTGGGCGTGCAGGCGTGCGTCCTTCCGCACCCGCCAGCTCCCCTCGGCTCCTCAGCCCGGAACCGAGGCCTGCCCCGTCATCGGGACGAAGCGCACCGGCAGCAGCTGCTCGACCTTCGGCAGCATCCCTGGCTGGCCCCGGCGGATGCGCAGCAGCTCTTGTGTCCCATTCGTGGCGCCCACGGGGATGATCATGCGCCCCCCGGGCCTGAGCTGCCGCAGGAGCTCGCGTGGAATCTCCTCCGGCGCGGCGGTGGCGATGATGGCGTCGAAGGGCGCGGCCTCGGGCCAGCCCAGGGAGCCGTCACCCTCCCGGAAGAACACGTTGGTGAAGCCCAGCCGGTGCAGCAGGCGCCTGGCGGGACGGGCCAGCTCGCGGACGATTTCCACCGTGAAGACCTCACGGGCCAGCAGCGCGAGCACCGCCGTCTGGTAGCCGGAACCGGTGCCTATCTCGAGCACGCGCTCACAGCCGCGCAGGCGCAGGGCTTCCGTCATCAGGGCGACCACATAGGGCTGGCTGATGGTCTGCCCGTGCCCGATGGGCAGGGGCACATCCTGGTGGGCCGCGCCCCGCTCCCCCGCCGGCACGAAGTCCGCACGGCTCAGGTTGGCGATCGCCGCGAGCACCCGCCGGTCGCGAATGCCCTGCCGCGCCAGATACTCCGCTCGGCCCCAGTCTCCCATCGTGGACGTCCCCCCGTGCTCCTCGACGGGAAACGTAAGCACCCCGACAGTCCGAGACAATCCGAGGGCCAGGGGCAGGCCACCTCGTCCCTACCCCACCCGGGCAAGCGCGAGCCGGCCCTCCCAGCGCTCCTCCAGCGCCTTCACGAGCCCCTGGTGGTCCGGGTCCTGGAGCTTGGGGTCGGTGTCCATGATGCGCCGCGCTTCCACCTGCGCCAGCGACAGGAGGTCTCCGTCGCGCACGAGGTTCGCCACGGCCAGCTCCGGCAGACCGCTCTGCCGCGTGCCCAGGAACTCACCGGGGCCGCGGATCTCCAGGTCCTTCTCCGCGATGACGAAGCCGTCGCTGCTGCGCTCCATCACGCCCAGCCGCTCGGTGGACTCCCAGGAGCGCGCGGCGCCCGCGACGAGGAAGCAGTAGCTGGCCGCGGCGCCACGGCCCACGCGCCCGCGCAGCTGGTGCAACTGCGACAGGCCGAAGCGCTCCGCGGCCTCCACCACCATGACGGACGCGTTGGGCACGTCCACGCCCACCTCCACCACCGTGGTGCACACGAGCAACTGGATGCGCTTGTCGCGGAACGCCTCCATCACGGCGTCCTTCTCCTCCGGCTTCATGCGCCCGTGCAGCAGGCCCACGGAGGCGGAGGGGAAGACGACCTGCAGCTTCGCCGCGCCCTGGGTGGCGTCCTCCAGGTCCAGCTTCTCCGACTCCTCCACCAGCGGATAGACGACGTAGGCCTGGTGGCCCTTCGCCAGCTCCGCGCCCACCGCTTCGTAGACACGCGCGCGCTGCTCGTTGTTGAAGACGCGCGTGGTGATGGGCGTGCGGCCCGGCGGGAGCTGGTCGATGATCGACACGTCCAGGTCGCCGTAGAGCGTCATCGCGAGCGTGCGCGGGATGGGCGTGGCGGTCATCACCAGCACGTCCGGCGTGAGCCCCTTGCTCATGAGCGTGTGGCGCTGGAGCACGCCGAAGCGGTGCTGCTCGTCGATGACCACGAGCCCCAGCTTCTGGAAGGACACGCCGCCTTCGATGAGCGCGTGCGTGCCGACGGCCAGGTGTATTTCCCCCTTCGCCACGGCCTCGCGCACCTCGCGCTTGTGCTTCGCGGTGCCCGCCGCGCTGATGAGCCCCACGCGGTAGCCCAGCGGCTCCAGGATGCGGCGGAAGGTGCGCTCGTGCTGCTCGGCCAGGATTTCGGTGGGGGCCATCACCGCCACCTGGTAGCCGTCCTGGAGCGCCACCATGCCGGCCACGAGCGCCACGGCCGTCTTGCCGCTGCCCACGTCGCCCTGCACCAGCCGGTTCATCGGCTCCGGGCGCGCCATGTCGCGTGCGATGTCGCCCACCACGCGGGCCTGCGCGCCGGTGAGCTGGAAGGGCAGCGCGGCACGGGCCTTCTCCAGCCGCTCCGGGGTGACGTCGAAGGCGATGCCCTCCTCCGCCTTGATGCCCTGGCGCTTCAGGGCCATGCCGAGCTGGAGGAAGAACAGCTCGTCGAACGCGAGCCGGCGGTGCGCGGGGCTCTGGTGCGCGTCCAGCGCTTCCAGGTCCGCGTCGTCGGGTGGGAAGTGGATGAAGCGCAGCGCGTCCGGCAGCCCCATCAGGTGGTAGCGGCGGCGCAGGTCCGCGGGCAGCGGCTCCTCCAGGTGGTGCGCGTGCTGTTCGCTGATGCGCGAGGTCAGCTCGCGGAAGGAGCGCTGCTCACCGCGCTCGAAGCCCGGGTAGACGGGGACGATGCGGTGGAAGTGGACGGAGGTGGTGTTCTCCAGGTCCTCGGCGGGCTCAAGCTCCGGGTGGGCCATCTCCCGGCCGTTCATGGAGGCGCGCACTTCACCGGAGAGGACCAGCTGCTTGCCCACGGAGAAGCGGCTCTTGAGCCACGGCCCCGCGTTGAAATAGGTGGCGGCGATGCTGCCAGAGCGGTCGCCCACGACGGCGCGGAACATGCGCTTGCCGCCGCGTCCCGGGACGAAGTCGGCCGTCTTGACGGTGCCCACCGTGACGCCGCGCTCGCCGGGGATGAGCTCCGCGATGGTGCGCAGCCGGCGGCGGTCCTCGTAACAGCGTGGCAGGAGGAACAGGATGTCGCCGGTGCGGCGCAGGCCCTTCTTGTCGAGGGCGGCGATGAGGCGCGGCCCCAGGCGCTTGCCCAGCGTCTTGAGCGGCGCGGACAGCGGACCGGTGCGCGGCGCGATGGACAGGAGCTTCGCCTCGGAGCGGGACGCCTCCGCGCCCGCGGCCTTGGCCTTCTTCTTCCGGGTCTTCTCGGCGGGAGCACGGTCCGCCTGCGGAGCGCCCTTGCGAGGGTCCGTGCCGGGCTTCGTCGCGGGAGCGCGGGCCACCGCATTGCCGGGACCGGCGGCCGCGGCACCACGGGCAGCAGTCATGCGCGCACCGTAGGGCTGGGCGTCGCTCTGTACCGGACCGGCCGTGCCGTTACGGGAGGCCGCCATGCGCGCGCCATAGGGCACGGGCTCGCCCCTGGCCGGGCCTGGGTTCGCGGTCCTCGCGCTCAACGGGAGCGTTTCGGACACCGGGGCCTGACGGGCCTGCGGTGCCCCGCCCACCTGGGGCACGGGGTCCTGTGAACGCCAGGGCGGCACGGTGTTGCCTCGCGCCTCCTGCGTCCCTGGCGGCGGCGTCAACCGGCGACGGGGCGGCGCGGGGATGAGCTCCCCTTCGAGCACGTGCGCCCGCTCCGGCGCACGCGGGACCCCCGCCGCCACGGCGTTGATCTCCCCGGTGACGACCACCCGCTCCAGCTCCTCCGGCAGCGCCACGCCGCTGAGCTTCAGCGCGCCCAGCACCTGGCGCAGCGCGGCCTTGCGGTGCTCCGGCGGCGCGGGCGGATCCACGTGCGGCAGCGCCGCCTTCAGCTCCTCCAGCGCGCGCGCATCCACGCCCCCGGCCGCCGCCAGGGTGCGCTCCATCAGGGTGCGCAGGTCCTTGACGATGCCGAGCTGCGCGAAGTCACGCTGACACGCGTACTTGAGAGGTCCAACGAGGCTGGCGAGCGGGTGGTTCACGCGGATTTTCCAGCCTCCATCCTACGAAGCGCTCCTGACGCCGCGCGGAAAACGAAACCGGGGGAGCGAGCCCAGGCCCGCCCCCCCGAAGGACACCCGGCCAGCCGGGCTTCAGCTCTGGCTGACGGGCTCTTCCTGCGGATCCTCGAAGCTGATGGCCACGACCTCCAACTCGCGGACACCGCCCGGGCTCTGCACCGTCGCGATGTCGCCCACCTTCTTGCCGATGAGCGCGCGCGCCACCGGCGAGGTGACGGCGATCCACCGCTTCTTCAGGTCCGCCTCCGTCTCACCCACCAGCCGGTAGCTGATGGTCTTGTCGTTCTCCGTGTCCACCAGCTCCACGGTGGCGCCGAAGACGACCTTGTCGCCGCCCAGCTTCGCCGGGTCGATGACCTCCGCGCGGGCAATCCAGTCACCAAGGGTCAGGATGCGCCCCTCGATGTGCGACTGCTTCTCCTTGGCCGCGTGGTACTCGGCGTTCTCACGCAGGTCGCCGTGCGCGCGCGCGACCTCGATCTCACGCGAAATCTTGCCCCGCTCCACGGACTGGAGGTGCTTCAGCTCGTCCTTGAGCTTCTGCAGACCGTGGGGGGTCATCGGGATGTTGTCGCTCCCGCTCATCGAACCACCGCTCCTTCCATCACCTGGCTGCATGCATCGGGGGTCCGGCGCTCCCTCCTGGAACCCGGCCCGCGACTCGAAAGGGTCAATGTAGGGAACGAGCGACTCGCGGGTCAACGAAAGCCTCATCACGACCGTCCGGTAGTGGCTGGGCGCCCGACGGCCGACCCGTTAGGCTGCCTTCCGTGCTGTCCGTCCAGGAATTGCGCGCGCTCGCCTCCGCCCTGCCCGTGGGCGCCTTCCAGCATCAGCTGGGCCCCTTCGCACTGGTGCAGCGTCCGCCGTCGGAGCTGTCCGCCGCCGCGCTCGCGCCCACCCGCATGGCGGACCCCGGCGACGTCGAACAGGGCATGCTCGCCCTGCTCTTCGAGTTCGACGACCTGCTCGTCGCCACGCTCCCCAACCTGAAGGACTCCGACGTGCTGCGGATTGGCCGGCGGCTGGACTGCGAGCTGGTGCTGGACGACGGGTCCGTGTCCAAGCAGCACGCGGAGCTCAAGTGGAGCCGTGCGGAGGCCCGCTGCACCGTGCGCGACCTGGGCTCCACCAACGGCACCTTCGTCAATGCCAGCACCATCGGGAAGCGCGAGGTGCCGCTGCGGGGCGGCGACATCCTCAGCTTCGGCAACGTCCAGTTCTGGTACCTGCTCACCGACGCGCTGCACGAGCGGCTGCGCGCGGGCGCGGCCTCCGGCCTGGGCTCCCACTCCGGCTGAAGGCAGCTCCGCCAAACTTCACGGACAGGCGCCGCAGTCCGCCGCGCACGCGTTGTATGTGTTGGAGGTCCCGCAGGACTCCGTGATCTGGCAGACGCCGTCACCGCACACGGCCACCTCTGATTCACGCACGCGCGTGGTGAGCGGCTGGAAGCCGACCCCGCCCGCCGTGCAGCTCGCGAAGGCGAGCCCCGCCGTGCCATCCGGGGTGCACACCGCCGAGCAGCTCCCCACGTAGACCAGCGGCGCGCACGTCATGCGCGGCGCCCCGGAGCCATCCACCACGGCGCACGCGCGCGTGGTGCTCTGGTTCGCGGCGAGGGGCGGGTTGTTGCTGCCGGCGTAGATGCCCTGCCCCTGGAAGAGGTTGCCGAAGAAGCACGACTCCGGCCGGGTGAACGTGGCCAGCTCCTCCGCGGAGGAGGCAATCGGCTGTCCCATCCCACTCCGGCCCTGCACGGAGATGGGCACGCTCACGCCGAAGGGATTCGCGTGCGCGGCGAGACACGCGGAGACGATCTGCTGCTCGGCCACCGTCGCGGCCGCGCCCCCGGCCCAGCCCGGCGCCAGCCCCAGCAGTCCGTGCCAGGTGTGCAACGTGTTCGTTGGCGCATGGGTATACGCGCGCGACTGCCCCGCCGGGACGGCGCAGCGCACGACGTAGCGCATGACTTCATCCGCGAGCGCCGGATCCATGCTGAACCACGACGCGAAGGCCTCGGTGGACATGCCATTGAACGACAGGCCATTGAACGACAGCCCGTTGAATGACAAGCCATTGTAGGACAGCCCATTGGCGGACAGCTGGTTGTAGCTGAGCGCGTCCTGCTCCTGCGTGGCCAGCGTCTCCACTGGCGCGGGTTCCTTCGCGCCAGGGTCACAGCCCGCCCCGAGCACCGCCAGGGTCAGGCTCCAGGCCCCGAACAGCATGCGCACTCCCGCTCCACGACGACGCCCATTCTCCATGTTCCCCATGTGTGCACCCTCCTGCCGCCTTGGGGTCCTCGGTGGGACCCGGGTCATTCGGACGAGAAGGGCGTCAAAGACAAACGGGCGAGCAGCGCCCCCTCACGCACGAAAAGTGTGACCACGTTGTACGTGGGGCAAGGCATGAGAGGCATGGGAAACGCGGGAGCGAGGCCAGGGCCGACACTCGGGACGTCTGGGGTTGAACGCGCAGGCCAGCGTTCATCCAGGAACGTGAAGGCCGTGGCCCTCCGGGGTGAGGGGACGCATCCCTACCCCGGCGCCACGGCCGTCTGTTCCAGCCCGTGAGAGTTTGGGATTACCGCTGCTGCGCCATGCCGAGCTTCACCTGGCCCTTGTTCAGCTTCAGGGCGGTCAGCTCGCGGTTGATGTTGGCCAGGTCCGTCTGGGTGAGGACGCCCGGATCATGTCCGCCCGGGGGGCCACCGCCCTTGGGAGGCTTGCCTTCCGGGGCGACGGCGCCGCCGCGGTCCGGATCCACCAGGGACACGCCGCCGCTCTCCACGGAGGAGAGCGCCTTGAAGCCGGCGGTGGTGCTGGCCGCGTCCTTCTGGCTGAGCTGCTTCACCAGCGTGAGCTTTCCGGTGCTCCGGTCATACCGGTACATCCGGGTGCCCTTGGCGCCTTCATCCACGGCCACGTCCACCGCGCCGGTGGCCTTCTGCGTCGCGGGGCTGGCGATGGGCTTCGCCGCCGGAGCGGTCTTCACCGCATTGTTCGGGGTCCTCACCTGCTGGGCCCCGGCCTGCGTCGCCGACAGCGTGGCGATCCCCACGGCCATCCTTCCCACTGCGGACTTCCAACGCGTGATCATGCTTCCTCCCGGTTCCCATACGCGCGACGGCGCGGATATTCGCCGGGACTCTAACTATTCGAACGCGACCAGGTCCTGGACCCACCGGGCGCTGCCCTGCTGGAGCCACCTGGCACGTGTGTCCCGGAGCGCCTGGGCGGGCGGCGTGCCGCGTCGCAGCGCGTCCAGCAGCGCCTGGAAGAAGGCCCCGGCCTCCACGTCCGGAACCTCCGTGGACGGCGCGACCACGGCCCGGGCGCCCGCCTGGATGAGCGCGGCCGGCAGGCTCCACACCGCGTGGTAGCGCCACGCGCCCACGTTCGCGTCGCAGGCGGCCAGCATCACCACCGGGGCGCCCTGGAGCGTGTGACCCTCCAGGTCCTCCGCGGTGAGCGCGTAGCGGCCGGCCGCGTCCGGGGACAGCGCCAGGAAGGCCGCGTCGGACACGGCGCCGGAGAGGCCGTGCGTGTGCAGCTCCACCTCCGTGGCGTCCTTCATCTCCGCGAGCACGGCCTCCGGCGTGGCCGCGCGGCCCCGCAGGTGGACGTCGCCCGGGCCCGTCACGCCCTTCCACGGCATCAGGTGCGGCAGCCCCAGGGACGCGGGCGGCTCCACGTCGGACACCACCAGCCGCTTCGGAGCGGGCGCCGCGGCCGGGGCCTCCACGCGGTGGCCGCCGGGGGCCAGGTAGCTCCAAGCGCGGTCCGCCGGCAGCAGCCCGGGGCGCCCCTGGAGGATGGGCTCCGCCAGCACCCGCACGGCGTCGCAGCCCGCGAGCACCTGGAGGAGCGGCTCGGGCACCGCGGGCACCTGTTCACGCAGGGGGCGCTTCAGGGCGTTGAGGTACAGCCCGCTGCTCGCGCCGGTGGGGCCCCGGGCGACGA
It encodes:
- the thrC gene encoding threonine synthase, translated to MTAPALKAGYACSEGCGFTASLWEVVYRCPRCEGLLEVAHDEAALRAVPAAEWKRRFESRFATSRLPDGSGVWGKREWALPELPTEDIVSLGEGRVPLKPLPRMAAELGLGSLMLKECGVSPTGSFKDWGMTVLVSAVKHLRSRGTPIRAVACASTGDTSAALSAYAAAAGIPAVVFLPKNKVSLAQLVQPIANGARVLSLDTDFDGCMKLVQAVTADTGLYLANSMNSLRIEGQKMIAIELCQDLGWEPPDWIVIPGGNLGNASALGRGLDLLFNLGLITRRPRIAVAQAQRANPLARAFRGGFQDLVPMQAGATLASAIQIGNPVSFRRAVRMLRAFDGVVEEATESELANAAARADREGTFACPQTGVALAAVEKLAASGVMAKGASVAVVATAHGLKFADFKVGYHRQTLADVKAAHANPPVELPADLSAVRAALKDLG
- a CDS encoding FHA domain-containing protein; protein product: MLSVQELRALASALPVGAFQHQLGPFALVQRPPSELSAAALAPTRMADPGDVEQGMLALLFEFDDLLVATLPNLKDSDVLRIGRRLDCELVLDDGSVSKQHAELKWSRAEARCTVRDLGSTNGTFVNASTIGKREVPLRGGDILSFGNVQFWYLLTDALHERLRAGAASGLGSHSG
- the greA gene encoding transcription elongation factor GreA, whose translation is MSGSDNIPMTPHGLQKLKDELKHLQSVERGKISREIEVARAHGDLRENAEYHAAKEKQSHIEGRILTLGDWIARAEVIDPAKLGGDKVVFGATVELVDTENDKTISYRLVGETEADLKKRWIAVTSPVARALIGKKVGDIATVQSPGGVRELEVVAISFEDPQEEPVSQS
- the recG gene encoding ATP-dependent DNA helicase RecG; the protein is MNHPLASLVGPLKYACQRDFAQLGIVKDLRTLMERTLAAAGGVDARALEELKAALPHVDPPAPPEHRKAALRQVLGALKLSGVALPEELERVVVTGEINAVAAGVPRAPERAHVLEGELIPAPPRRRLTPPPGTQEARGNTVPPWRSQDPVPQVGGAPQARQAPVSETLPLSARTANPGPARGEPVPYGARMAASRNGTAGPVQSDAQPYGARMTAARGAAAAGPGNAVARAPATKPGTDPRKGAPQADRAPAEKTRKKKAKAAGAEASRSEAKLLSIAPRTGPLSAPLKTLGKRLGPRLIAALDKKGLRRTGDILFLLPRCYEDRRRLRTIAELIPGERGVTVGTVKTADFVPGRGGKRMFRAVVGDRSGSIAATYFNAGPWLKSRFSVGKQLVLSGEVRASMNGREMAHPELEPAEDLENTTSVHFHRIVPVYPGFERGEQRSFRELTSRISEQHAHHLEEPLPADLRRRYHLMGLPDALRFIHFPPDDADLEALDAHQSPAHRRLAFDELFFLQLGMALKRQGIKAEEGIAFDVTPERLEKARAALPFQLTGAQARVVGDIARDMARPEPMNRLVQGDVGSGKTAVALVAGMVALQDGYQVAVMAPTEILAEQHERTFRRILEPLGYRVGLISAAGTAKHKREVREAVAKGEIHLAVGTHALIEGGVSFQKLGLVVIDEQHRFGVLQRHTLMSKGLTPDVLVMTATPIPRTLAMTLYGDLDVSIIDQLPPGRTPITTRVFNNEQRARVYEAVGAELAKGHQAYVVYPLVEESEKLDLEDATQGAAKLQVVFPSASVGLLHGRMKPEEKDAVMEAFRDKRIQLLVCTTVVEVGVDVPNASVMVVEAAERFGLSQLHQLRGRVGRGAAASYCFLVAGAARSWESTERLGVMERSSDGFVIAEKDLEIRGPGEFLGTRQSGLPELAVANLVRDGDLLSLAQVEARRIMDTDPKLQDPDHQGLVKALEERWEGRLALARVG
- a CDS encoding protein-L-isoaspartate(D-aspartate) O-methyltransferase, with protein sequence MGDWGRAEYLARQGIRDRRVLAAIANLSRADFVPAGERGAAHQDVPLPIGHGQTISQPYVVALMTEALRLRGCERVLEIGTGSGYQTAVLALLAREVFTVEIVRELARPARRLLHRLGFTNVFFREGDGSLGWPEAAPFDAIIATAAPEEIPRELLRQLRPGGRMIIPVGATNGTQELLRIRRGQPGMLPKVEQLLPVRFVPMTGQASVPG
- a CDS encoding MFS transporter, whose product is MRTSPSQTTRALPPFSRFALLWLGQTVSGMGSHLNGFGLSVWMYEHTRSTSLYSLIALAAFAPGVLVAPLLGGMVDRHDLRKVMMLGHAGGAVCTVLIALLLVLDRLSVGALLALVAAGAAFNSVQRPAFAKATTLMVEPERLPRANGLMQLGLAMGYILAPLLSGVLLPRIGVTGLLTIDVIAAALSLAVLQAVRIPSAPLEEAAPVKASLGGRALQDAGVGWRFIRERPGLLGLHVLLTLMSFNLGLLQVLVTPLVMSFSDVRTLGAVMTAGGLGMLAGSLLLLAWGGARGVWTVLGFVLLQGLCMGLGASRASAWGVGAGAFGVLFTVPVIMSCNQTLWQRKVPTGLQGRVFAVHAALSGGAIPVAYLLSGPLADHVFEPMLAVGSPLASTLGAWVGGTGPGRGIALCFLLLGAATVLLVATCALLPSVRRVEQALPDAPPDPLSGLTS